A region of Thermococcus barossii DNA encodes the following proteins:
- a CDS encoding 30S ribosomal protein S19, translating into MARKKEFKYRGYSFEELLNMSLEDFAKLLPSRQRRSLRRGLSPEQKKLLRKIRLAKKGKYKKPIRTHSRDMVILPEMVGMTIHVYNGKEFVPIEIKEEMIGHYLGEFALTRKIVQHGSPGVGATRSSMFVAIK; encoded by the coding sequence ATGGCGAGAAAGAAGGAGTTTAAGTACAGGGGTTACAGCTTCGAGGAACTGCTCAACATGTCACTTGAGGACTTCGCCAAGCTCCTTCCGAGCAGACAGAGGAGGAGCCTCAGGAGAGGTCTCAGCCCGGAGCAGAAGAAGCTCCTCAGGAAGATCAGGCTTGCCAAAAAGGGCAAGTACAAGAAGCCCATAAGGACCCACAGCAGGGACATGGTCATCCTTCCCGAGATGGTTGGCATGACCATCCACGTCTACAACGGAAAGGAGTTCGTCCCGATAGAGATCAAGGAGGAGATGATAGGCCACTATCTCGGCGAGTTCGCCCTCACGAGGAAGATCGTCCAGCACGGCTCGCCTGGTGTCGGTGCGACCAGGTCATCGATGTTCGTGGCCATCAAGTGA
- the rplV gene encoding 50S ribosomal protein L22 has product MSRGRFSYSFQNFDPDRMARASGRDLRISPKHSVEILREIKGMMLNDALRYLDDVIALKRPVPMKRFNDSQGHKPGKGFGPGRYPVKVAKAVKKVLLNAKNNAEQKGLDPDRLRIIHAAAHRGPVLRGYIPRAFGRATPFNEQTTHIEIVVEEVRR; this is encoded by the coding sequence ATGAGCAGGGGCAGGTTTTCCTACTCATTCCAAAATTTTGACCCGGACAGGATGGCTCGCGCCAGCGGAAGGGACCTCAGGATATCCCCCAAGCACAGCGTTGAGATCCTCAGGGAGATAAAGGGCATGATGCTCAACGACGCGCTTCGCTATCTCGACGACGTCATCGCCCTCAAGAGGCCGGTTCCGATGAAGCGCTTCAACGACAGCCAGGGCCACAAACCCGGAAAGGGCTTCGGTCCGGGCCGCTACCCGGTCAAAGTCGCCAAGGCCGTTAAGAAGGTCCTCCTCAACGCCAAGAACAACGCCGAGCAGAAGGGTCTCGACCCGGACAGGCTCAGGATAATCCACGCCGCAGCACACCGGGGGCCAGTGCTCCGCGGTTACATACCGAGGGCCTTTGGAAGGGCCACACCGTTCAACGAGCAGACCACTCACATCGAGATAGTCGTTGAGGAAGTTAGGAGGTGA
- a CDS encoding 30S ribosomal protein S3 — protein sequence MAIERYFIKEGVKEMLIDEYLEKELRRAGYGGIDIKKTPLGTKVVIFAANPGYVIGRGGRRIRELTRTLERQFGLENPQIEVEEIKNPYLNAKVQAVRLAQALERGIHFRRAAYAAIRAIMRNGARGVEIRLSGKLTGERAKSVRFYQGYLAKVGNPAETLVSKGYAQAKLKLGVIGVKVSIMPPDAKLPDEIEVIEKPVEEEVSTNEAE from the coding sequence TTGGCGATCGAGAGATACTTCATCAAGGAAGGCGTTAAGGAGATGCTCATCGACGAGTACCTTGAGAAGGAGCTCCGCAGGGCGGGCTACGGTGGAATAGACATCAAGAAGACCCCTCTTGGGACCAAGGTCGTCATCTTTGCCGCCAACCCCGGATACGTCATAGGAAGGGGTGGAAGGCGCATCAGGGAGCTCACCAGAACCCTTGAGAGGCAGTTCGGCCTTGAGAACCCGCAGATCGAGGTTGAGGAGATCAAGAACCCCTACCTCAACGCCAAGGTTCAGGCCGTAAGGCTCGCCCAGGCCCTTGAGAGGGGAATCCACTTCAGGCGCGCGGCCTACGCAGCCATAAGGGCCATCATGAGGAACGGCGCCAGGGGCGTTGAGATTCGCCTGAGCGGAAAGCTCACCGGCGAGAGGGCAAAGAGCGTCCGCTTCTACCAGGGCTACCTCGCCAAGGTTGGCAACCCGGCCGAGACCCTCGTCAGCAAGGGCTACGCCCAGGCCAAGCTCAAGCTCGGTGTCATCGGCGTCAAGGTCTCCATCATGCCGCCCGACGCCAAGCTCCCGGACGAGATTGAGGTTATAGAGAAGCCCGTCGAGGAAGAGGTGAGCACCAATGAAGCCGAGTGA
- the rpmC gene encoding 50S ribosomal protein L29 yields the protein MKPSEIREMSIEEIEKKLRELRLELAKERGVLTMGASLENPMVIRNIRRDIARLLTIKKEKLREKR from the coding sequence ATGAAGCCGAGTGAGATTAGGGAGATGAGCATCGAGGAGATCGAGAAGAAGCTCAGGGAGCTCCGCCTCGAGCTCGCCAAGGAGAGGGGTGTGCTCACCATGGGGGCCTCTCTTGAGAACCCCATGGTCATCCGGAACATCAGGCGCGACATCGCGCGCCTGCTGACCATAAAGAAGGAGAAGCTTAGGGAGAAAAGGTGA
- the yciH gene encoding stress response translation initiation inhibitor YciH, which produces MLFKEVLKEQQRIRVYIEKARYGKLKTIIEGIDEKEFDLEDIAKKLKAKLACGGTVKKGRIELQGDHRERVKKLLGDLGFSEDLIEIE; this is translated from the coding sequence ATGCTCTTTAAGGAAGTGCTGAAGGAGCAGCAGAGAATTAGAGTCTACATCGAGAAGGCCCGCTACGGAAAGCTTAAAACCATAATTGAGGGCATAGACGAAAAGGAGTTCGACCTCGAAGATATAGCCAAAAAGCTGAAGGCGAAGCTGGCATGCGGCGGAACGGTAAAGAAGGGAAGGATAGAGCTCCAGGGCGACCACAGAGAAAGGGTCAAGAAATTGCTCGGAGACCTTGGATTTTCAGAGGACTTGATAGAAATCGAGTGA
- a CDS encoding ribonuclease P protein component 1 encodes MRRNGKEGKDRAPGRPQRKGQEIARRPWIFRGLDRNRVTAKNIIWSELIGLKAKIIRASHPELVGIEGYVLDETRNTLTIGGERVWVIPKDVVELEFEVGDRRIRINGKELIGRPEMRLKKRWRK; translated from the coding sequence ATGCGGCGGAACGGTAAAGAAGGGAAGGATAGAGCTCCAGGGCGACCACAGAGAAAGGGTCAAGAAATTGCTCGGAGACCTTGGATTTTCAGAGGACTTGATAGAAATCGAGTGACGGCAAAGAACATCATCTGGAGCGAGCTCATAGGGCTGAAAGCAAAAATTATAAGGGCATCTCATCCAGAGCTGGTTGGCATCGAGGGCTACGTCCTTGACGAGACGAGGAACACCCTCACCATCGGCGGTGAGAGGGTCTGGGTTATCCCGAAGGACGTGGTGGAGCTCGAGTTTGAGGTTGGCGATAGGAGAATCCGAATCAACGGAAAAGAGCTGATTGGAAGACCCGAGATGAGATTGAAGAAGAGGTGGCGAAAATGA
- a CDS encoding 30S ribosomal protein S17 — MREIGLKVQPPAEKCDDPHCPWHGHLKIHGRYFEGIVVSDKGKKTVVVERQHYHYLKKYERYELRRSKVHAHNPECIDAKVGDRVLIAETRPISKTKSWVVVAVTKRAGER, encoded by the coding sequence ATGAGAGAGATTGGATTGAAGGTTCAGCCTCCCGCTGAGAAGTGCGACGACCCGCACTGCCCCTGGCACGGGCACCTCAAGATACACGGCAGGTACTTCGAGGGTATAGTCGTTAGCGACAAGGGTAAGAAGACCGTCGTCGTCGAGAGGCAGCACTACCACTATCTCAAGAAGTACGAGAGGTATGAGCTCAGGAGGAGCAAGGTTCACGCTCACAACCCGGAGTGCATAGACGCCAAGGTCGGTGACAGGGTTCTCATAGCCGAGACCAGGCCGATAAGCAAGACCAAGAGCTGGGTTGTCGTTGCAGTTACCAAGAGGGCTGGCGAGAGGTGA